The genome window cgcgcgtgacatcctctgatccggcacatttttcttttcgtttattgtgttttatgcctaccacatgtattatttacgctaaaaactgtatgtttttatgctttaacacagagttcgtatatcagtttactgcatgcacatttgaaagacaattccttgatttatgttgttcttaatttgcgcgcatgcaatgaaaACTCCCACAATTTTgctataatttttggatctgtataaaaatagaaactgcatgcatgcggctgccatgtttttcggatctgtcataaaaataggatcgtaataacaacctactaaagctatcaacctctaattgactcggtatttacgcttataattgagggattttatgctcaaaacttaaggtttttacgctccacccggagatgcgtccaccagtgaacaacatgccagattttttacgcagtgtaaggaattgcataaatatctaaaccgtgtagtataatttgtttcagtatacatcataaactagttctaatgcgtttagttgcatggctgttggagggatcctatatttatgaaggaaataaaacattaaatgtgattttttgtttctatgcatgcaattcatttcctttcattgcatattctttccatcataaattcgtgtgcatgcagcctgtagcagatttttacgcagtataccgaattgcataattatctacacagtgtagcatatttagtatcagtatatagcataaaatggtcattacgagttttagttgcatgtctgtttcagcgatcctaaatttatggaggaaataaagcatttaaaatagaaaccgccacacatatctttcctaaatttacgcgcatgcaaggaaacgtgattgactcatgcatgcattttgccataattttaggatctgtataaccgcatgcatgcgactgccatgtttttcggatctgccataaaaataggatcgtaataacaacctactagagctatcaacctctcatatTGGCTCGAtatatacgcttataattgagggattttatgctcaaaatttaaggttattacgctccaacccggaggtgcgtccaccagtgaacaacatgccagattttttacgcagtgtaacgaattgcataaatacctacaccatgtagtataatttgtatcagtatatatcataaactagatttaatgtgttttagctgcatggctgttggagggatcttatatttatgaagaaaataaaacattaaatacgattttttgtttctatgcgtgtaattcatttcctttcattgcacattatttttatcataaattcgtgtgcatgcagctggtaacagatttttacgcagtatatcgaattgcataattattaacacagtgtagcatatttagtctcagtatatatcataaaatggtccttacgcgtctagctgcatggctgttgcagcgatcctaaatttatggaggaaataaaggattttaaaaacagaaactgccgcacatatctttcctaaatttatgcgcatacattggatcgtgtttgactcatgcatgcattccttttttgcgctaacagacgtggggcaggtggcgcacccgccagcctgtttgggcgcgctggttgaaccagtttgcaggggtgatcggcctgggcttcctttaactattggaagcccaggactcccgttatacctacccatatataatatatatatatattccgtACAGTTGAAAAGAATACAAAATAGACTTTGACCAAAACAGAGCAATAAATCGGATGATCATCATCTCAAAGAAGACCTTATAATGTTTGTTGAATAAGTACAAATAAGGAATTAAGTCCAAAACACAAAAGTAGAAGCATGGGCATGAAGACAGAAATACAATTAAAGCCAAGACAAAGAGATGAATGAGATATCAATTTATAGATATAAAGGTCTTCATTAGCTTTCAAAAAAATACAATATTATAGTCAGAGCTCGAAGCTAAAAGTTTTGTATTTGTTTCTTTGTATTTTTTAGTTTCTTATAACACTAATCTTAGTTTAACCCATCACTAAACAAGTTAATGATTGTATGTTTAGTGTTAATGGCCTTTCTAATACCTAGGGGTGTTATATTACCAAGTTAATGGTTGTATGTTCAGTGTTAATGGCATTTCTAATACCAAGGGGTTTAGGGTTTGGATTTTGGGTTCTACCcatggatgttcaatggaggtccAAAATATATTATTTTGAATTAAAATTCATGTCTTGTATTAATAAATTGTTTCTCTAAGCTATTAGGTTTCTTACAAACTGGGTCATGGATTCATGTGTCGTTTGTTGTCTCTTATTTATACATGTGAATATGTAATACATATCATGCATGTGTTGCAAGAAATTCCTAATTGCTCTAATTCTGTTAACAATTTAACATATAATGGATGCTTTTGGGTTTCGAGTTTTAGAGATCCACCAGATTTTGGTGGCAAAGGTGAATATGTAACGAGCATGAGTTATATTGTGGTGAATATGTAAGACATTGTTTCAGGGAGGAAATTTAAGTATGGATCCACAAGAACGGTAGAGATGGTCCCAAATTTAAATTTACAACATGTCTAGGAAACTAGACAATTTGTGAGAAACTTGGTGGCAGTGGTTTTATTGAGAAATGAAGCTCGCCAAGAAGGAATTGAAAGGCTATTTTAATATGATCTTGGCAAAATTTGCACAACAGTGAGATATGAGCGAGGGAAAAAGGAAGACAAGAAAGATAAAAGCCTGGGTTCAATCAAGTTTTTTCTTTTTTGATGTTATggatgtagtgttggtgcatggaGAGAGCAAAGTTACGATGAACCAAATGAAAAACTATTTGAATGATATCTAAGTAAGAAAGAAACACAAATGTTACAATGAAAACAAGCTAGGTACTCATACTATTCGTGTGGGTCGCCattatctatactacttattaagaaggtaagagtagtctTCCTTTTTTGTTCTGCCCCACTCGTGTTCTGCCTTCCTCCGGTTCTGCCTCCTCTCTAACCGTACTACTCTGACAAGTGACAACCATGAACCGCTCCCTCCTCCACCCACCCACGCACGCACCCAAGCCATCGTTCTGCTCACGATTTCGAGGCAGCCGACGAGTGACGCTCGCGATTTCGCACCATCTGCCCCTGCCTGCAACGGATTGAGATCCCCGAAGTGTAGGCCGCTCACACCGTCTTCCTCGCAAAGTTCTACGCCCGGGCGAGCCTGTGCTCGCCGCCGCGCTCGACGGTCTTCCGCTCCCTACTCTGCGTGGCTCCATCGGCCAGCTCCCTCCACCGCTGCCGCATCACCGCACCTCTGTTGGCGAGCGCCACCACCTCCTCATCCTTCTCCATCGAGGTACCAACGCGCCTCCCCTTTCCTCCCAAATTTCTCCTTCCTCCTCCCACGGGCCAACTTCCTGGCCACCCCTTCGACACCGTCGCCTGTCCACCCCTTGCGCACGTCCAGAGTTGGATCTCTCCTGTAGGAGCAGAGTTCTTGTTCTGGATGCACACCATTTGTTTGAGATAATGCCCTGTTGGATGCTCCAACTTCTTTTTCTTTGAATAATTAATGTGCTCAATGttgaaagaaaaaaaagagagggagaggaagcGAGCGGCTGGGCGCCCCAAGCCCCACATGGTGCAGCGAGGTCCACACTAACAACTTCTCGACCTTGGCCTCCCACGGCTCTACAGCATTGCCGCGCGCCGTCGGCCGCCACTCGTCGTACTGACGCGAGAAGGAAGATGctctaggaagttgggggcctgGCTAGGGACAGCCTGTGTCCCGCCGTGGGATCGGTGGGAGAGGGGGAGGCAGGCATGTGTGATCTGGTGGCCCGCACGGGCCGGCACCTGCAGCGCTACGAGAACGGCCGTCGCCTTGTGGCTGGGTGCATACCATTCAGATACATGGATATTAATGATGGAGCTTCTGATGATGAACAAAAGAAACTTGTTGAAGTTCTCATGATCAGCTCACAAAGTGGACCGGGTCTTCTATTTCCAAAGGGAGGCTGGGAGAATGATGAAGCTGTTGAAGAGACAGCTGTAAGGGAAGCTATCGAAGAAGCTGGAGTGCGAGGAGATTTAGTGCAACTGCTGGGGTTCTACGATTTCAAGAGCAAGCAGCCCGAAGCAACGTGTAGAGCCGCAATCTTTGCTCTGCACGTGAAGGAAGAGCGAGCATCCTGGCCAGAACAGAGCACCCGACAGAGGAGCTGGCTCACAGTTCCCGAGGCGGCAGAGCGGAGCTGCTACCTGTggattagggatggcaacgggtacatacccgtcgggtagtaccattccatacccgtacccatcaaaaaaaattctacccgtcggttacccatatatactcgcgggtataaaatcttacccatacccgtacccgcgcgggtatttttacccatcgggtaacccgtacccgctaggaaagccttaaattccaatataccaatcactcaaaatattaaataaacatataaaaacaacttcaacgtcacatataacaaatcatatgattacataacttggtatcTATACAAATGATAGCTAGAGAAGGGTTTTATTTTAGTTAAGATGGGCTCTATTAGACGGTAATAGTTGTATtgatgcgggtatattttacccatgggtagacgggtatgggtagttccaacccgtacccgtacccgtacccgtctacccaacgggtagaggtttttacccattaacatacccgcgggtagagaaatcatcccgtacccgccttcatatcgggtaaaacccgtcgggtattcgggtttcgggtacccattgccatctctactgtGGATGCAGGAGGCCCTCGTGACAGGCTTCTCCGCCTGGCTCGAGAACTGGAGAAACGGTGGTGGCGGCGGCTGCGTGGACCGAACTGAGAGATGACACCACCTTAAATCATCAGGGGCCCCCGGCGGAGAAGCCATGTGCTATTTGGCGTTGTATCTTTGCTTGGACTAAAATTTTCTTCCAGAGGCTGACTGGCGTACATGCATGAGGGCTCTCTGATGCTTGGTAGCTTTTGTTTACTTTGTCGCTTTATTACACCGTCTTCAGGATGACAGTCTCCTCAGCTGATGATGACCCGAGGGATGTTGGAGTTGTAAGCTGCTGATTCTTGCGGTCGCCAGCTATATTTAACTGTCTTGTATTGAGCCTTGAGACAAAGCAAGCTTTGTGTATATCAAAAAAAATGTGTTCAATGTTTTTATTCACTGCTCTGCATTTGGAATCAATATGCTCCTACTTCTTTTTCGATACATGATGGTTCCAAGTTCATCGATTTTACATGCATGTGCTTTTTTCAGATGACCAGGTAGAGAAATATGTGTATCTGAACTTGTCATATTTCTTCCTCTCCTTTCCTAGGTTTTTTTTCCAAAAGAACAGAACGACCACACTCACAGTAGCTTTTAGTAGAGAATTTGAGATAAAATTGATCTTCCTGTTCCCTGCATTTATGGTTCAGTTTTTTCACAGCCTATAATATTTCTTCGATGTATTGTTGTTCTGCTATCACAAGGAAAGTTCTCAGCTGATGAAATTCTTGAACTTATACTGGGTCACTCCAATTTTGTATCGACAATAACATGCAATGAAGTTTATGAGTATCCATATGCTTGTAACACCACAGGGGGGATGCTACAGCCAGCTCCAAGTATTTTGAAATTAGTTGATTTTTCTTTCATGGAAGAAAATAAGGCAGAAATTGCTATtgcagaaaagagaagagttgaaaCCATCAGATTACTAAGGGTACTGTATGATATTAAGAGCAGACAACAGAATAATAGCCAATTGAGTGGATGAAGAAAATTAGTTTTCTTGCTTTTGTCTGTTTATGGTGCAACCCTTAGTGAAACAGATTTGGAGTTATTTCACCTTATGAATGAGATATAGTCACCCGTGTGCCAAACCATTACTGAAGTTGATCATCTGTGGGGAGCTTCTGCTCTAAAATTTAGAGAAGAACTGAAACTAGATTTTTCAAAATCAGATACGCGTAACACAGAGAATGCTGAAATTACTAAAAGGAGAAGGGTGCTCTTTCGGGAGAACATACCTGTTGATTCCAAGCTctgtgcaaagacatctttgctatATTGCTATAAAAGATCTACAAGGGCTTCTGTTTTCTCACTGGAACAACTTCAATGGGATAACTTTGCTGATAGTTTTGAGGTAATTTCTGGAATAATAGTGTCAACTGAAGTTTGGGTATTATTCTAGGTTTTGTGGTTTCacaataatgttatttaattgtaCCTTGTTGATCTATCTTCATCTGATTCTGGTTGGCAGGTAACATCTCAAAAAATGGATGTTCAGGTTTACGATCCTTTTTTTATCTTGCGATTCTCAATTCATACTCTTCACATGGGTTACATTGAACCTGCTCAATTTGCCCGATTAGGGCTTCTTGCAATCACACTTGTTAGTATAGCATCTCCTGATCATGAATTAAGGATGTTGGGCTACGAGTGCCTAGGAACATTCAAAAAATCCCTTGAGGTACCTGTTGTTTCATGAATCTCTAAATTTTACCTGGTTTATTATATTCTTATCAACTACTAGCTGCTTATATTGAATTTTCTATATTACAACTTATCTTCGCTGGGCGAACATATTGTTGGTTAATGTATATGCTTGTATCAGTATGTTCAAATTCTAGCATTTGTTAAAACGTTTAATGTGCTTATTTAAGTATGTTGAAATTCCTGTAGTTTAAATATTTTTAATTTTTTATTTGTTAATGATATTCACTTGTGATGGCTTTTATGCCTATTGACTTGAATGGCAGCATAAAATTATGCCTATTGACATTCTGGGGGCATTCCTATGACATATAGATCTGAGTGCAAAAAGCACTTGTATGGTACCTGTATTTGTAATCTTTTATCCTTCTGTGGGAAATATGTCTATTATTTTCTTGAAAAATCCAACCACTTAAAGTGTACTTTTACATATTTACAGTATGCTCAGAGAAGTAAGGAAACCTGGCAGCTTCAGCTGCTTCTAACATACCTTCAGAATGGGATATCCGAACAGTGGCAGTTGCTGTTTTTGCTGCAGAAGCATCTTTGACGCTACTGGATGGCTCACATGCTCAATTTACTGTCATGAGAAATTTTTTAATGCATTCCACTCCTGTCAGCCTGCAGGTAACGATTCTTTCCTTCTTATTTGCATATATGTAGCATTCCATAGTGTGTATTCACAGGTATTGAATTGTGGTAATATTATTGTTATCCTTCTCATTGCAGAGCATTCCATTATTTCCAACCTTATTGCAGAGCAGTTTTGTGCATTTTAAAGCCGAACGTTTGTGGATGCTTCGATTATTATCTGCTGGATCAAATCTAGCTGATGATGCTAAAATATACAAGAGAGGAAGAGTATTAGAACTTGCTCTTGCCTTCTGTTCTTCACCTATTTCAGATTTTGAATCGAAGGTTTTAGTCCTTAAGGtaaattctatacttatcttatttAGTCCAGTTGACTTCCTGGATCTGATAGCTGCTTGGAGATTTGAATATTTGTTTATGTTTGATATGCTTGCTTTGCATTGTAGGTGTTGAAGAAGTGTGTTTAAAATAACTTGCAAGAATTTTAGAATAACTAAAACTATGGTTTGTGATACTCCCTTTGAGTGTCCTTACCTCTTTGATATATGATATACTGTCACTACATAAGCACACATATTTCTTGTTTTTTAATCCATGGCAAACACTTTTATCCGGATCGTATTTATTATACAAGTATAATATCCATTTGAAGGAGAATAGGATCATGTATCTTCTCTTAACAATATATCTTGCCAATTCATGCTTGTAATATGCACTTCAGTAGGTAACTTCTGTCAATACCACTTTCTAAGAATTAGAGATTGATCTACTTATAACACATTTCCCCCTTATTCATCATCGTCCCTTTTCTATTTCAATGATTACCTATAATCCTTTTCTATCTCTACTCTTTATTATCCTTTCTTATCTATTGATATTATGAATACTCAGTTACTGTATAACATCTTCTTTGTTGATAAAACATATGTGCAGTCAGTTCTTTATGTAGAACATGTCTTAACTAATTGCTTTCCTGCAGATTTTTCATCACCAGCTCAATAGGATGAGGAACATTTTGCTTTAATTGGTTTGATCTGTCGTGGTTGCTTGTAATTTGATATGAGCAGGAGGCAACTAATCAACAATGTTCAGTGTGCAGGGCCACACCACACATATGGACTGCTTCAGTTTGTATGTCAAATCTGTTTTCCACAAAGAAATTGTTTAAACAAAATGATCGCATCACAAAGAGGATGGGACAGTGATGAGGCTTTCAGGTGGTGGGCATAGCTGCTTTCGGGATAGTGATGAGGCAAGATAAAGATTCAAACAGAAGTTCTAGGAGAAGGCTGTGGAGATAGATGATCTATGTTGAAAGGATGGTGCATGGTGGGGTATTAAAGGCTGCATGCAAGACAATTTCAACCATAGCAATAAGGTCACCTCGCACAAAGAGCATTTTCAGAACAGTAGGCTCGTGAAATATTTGTTGGATATGTATTGGGAGCTTCGTCCTGTTACCAGTTCATCCTTAACACACCTAACAAGGTATGACCCAGCACGTGCAGTTGACCCAATCATTGAAGATGGTCACTACACCTTGTTTCGAAGCCTAGCGAGATTTGACGCCTCAGTGTTCAATTGTTACACGCAGATGGTATTTGTGCAGATACCAGGTTTAATGTTGAGCACAGACAATGTTTAAAGATTTTACGTGTTGAGGTTGTTTTACTTTTGGCCAACTGTTGATAGTCTTTTTTGTACAAAAGTGATGCATTGTACTATCATATATAGAAGTTTGCATGGTATTGATGGTTCCAATATAGTGATGAAATAGGTAGattaaaatataaaaaattatgtatggctaggatcacaaatgaatTACGAAACTTTTTCTTATAACAGTATAATACACATTTGTATATAGAGTATTGTTGTATtacatattcccgttgcaacgcacgggcactcacctagtttagTACATATAAAGGTAATATATAGCCTTATCAACCTGTTTCCCATTTTCAAACGCAGATCACGCATTGGTCTTGGCACGGAGCCACTGAAGTTCAGACAATACGAGTTCGAATAGTATAAAACCCCAAGCATGCAATTCAAAGACTAGATCTGAATGTGAGGTCCTCCAAACCATTCGCTTCAGAGCAACAAGACCCTTCAAAGCTCAAACCAAATTTAGCAGACACGGCAACACACAACATTGGCCTGCTCTTGAACAACACCGCTGCAGAATGGACGTTGCTCCTGAAACCTCTCCCCTCCACCGCTCTGCCCATAGCCCACCCCACTCCCTCGCTATAAAAGCGTCCAAGAACACCCACCATAACAAAGCCGTGATCCATCCGAATAAACGGCAGACTGTCATCCCTGCCAAAATCTGAGCTCGCGTCCGCAGAGGTCCATGGCGTCCAAGTCCGTCGAGCTGCGCATGACGCTGCTGGGCGTGGCCCTGCtagggctgctgctgctgagccaGCACGCGGCGCCCGTCGATGCTGCCGAGAGCGACGGCCCCAGAAAGGAAAAGACTAGCTTCAGCATGAACGTCGTCGGCGGCCGCACTCTCAGCAGCTTCAGCATGAACTCCGCATACAGCGAGAAGAAGCCCAGCAGCAAGGGCGCAAGCGCAACTGATCCCGCACACGGGTGATGTTCCACATCCATGCCTATAGGCCACTCACCTCACCACGCAGCGTTACCGGCCGTACTACTATATCTACATACGACCGTGGGACAACGTCGACCGGAGCTCGATCGGCGCAGTTGCCGCATGGGCGTGGCTGTCAAAGTTCCTTTgtttctttcttgatttgtgcTTGCGTTGGGTTCGGTGTTCCACTTTCTTTTTATGTGATTATTAATCTTGTTTTCAGATGCATGTACGCATGTATGTGCCGGCACCATTTGGTCTTGTGTTAAGTTTATTCTTGGATTCCAATCTCTAGTGTAGGGTCGTTTGGTTTGTGTGTGCATGTTGTACTCATACCAACTTCTGTCTTTACATCAGTATTTATTAAGAAATAGCAATGTGACCTATCCAAATTAGATAGAGTCGCTAGAATTGCTAAAAGTTGTATACTGTTTATATACaatttgttatatatatatatatatatatatatatatatatatatatatatatatatatatatatatatatatatatatatatatagtttatatattaggagccctgggcttccaataactagaggaagcccaggtcagacggtgcaatccggtcgagccggatcacatccggacgtctataaaacaggacccggagtgctagggttcagttttttacgctccaccccgattcattagcgacgccgcgtgcgacgacggcggttgccccagagcgtgcgcggcggtggtggacccccagccggtggccgcaactccatgacctcgacgcgcggtggcggaggttccttgatccggagtagtggcggcggttcccaggtcggtggcggcagctccccgatccagagggcaagcggcggcgtccccgaagtcccgaggaggcggcacttccaaggccggcgagcaagcggcggcgtccccgaggtcccgaggaggcgacacttccaaggccggcgagcaagcgacgcccgtcgacgtgcgagtagcgacggtgacgcatgaggcgcgatcttcaaacgagcggcgtcacggaaggaCCGAGATGCGCGCaacgatgatcgcgcgtgacatcctccgatccggcgcagttttcttttcgattattgtgttttatgcctaccacacgtattatttacgccaaaaactgtacgattttatgcttaaacacggagttcgtatatcagtttactgcatgcacactgGAAAGACAATTTCTTGATTTATGCTGTTCGTAATTTGCACGCATGCAattgaaactcccacgatttttgccataatttttggatctgtataaaaatagaaaccgcatccatgcggctgccatattttcggatctgtcataaaaataagaTAGTAATAACaatctactagagctatcaacctctcacattgactcggtatttacacttataattgagggattttatgctcaaaacttaaggtttttacgctccacccggagatgcgtccaccagtgaacaacatgccagattttttacgcagtgtaacgaattgcataaatacctacaccgtgtagtataatttgtatcagtatatatcataaactagttctagtgcgtttagctgcatggctgttggagggatcctatatttacgaagaaaataaaacattaaatgcgattttttgtttctatgcatgcaattcatttcctttaattgcatattctttccatcataaattcgtgtgcatgcagttggtaacagatttttatgcagtatactaaattgcataattatctacacagtgtgacatatttagtatcagtatatatcataaaatggtcattacgagtctagctgtatgactgttgcagcgatcctaaatttatggaggaaataaaacatttaaaatagaaaccgtcacacatatctttcctaaatttacgcgcatgcaagagaacatatttgactcatgcatgcattttgccataatttttggatccatataaccgcatgcatgcggctgccatatttttcggatctgccataaaaatatgaTCGTAATAACaatctactagagctatcaacctctcacattggctcggtatttacgcttataattgaagaattttatgctcaaaacttaaggttattacgctccaacccagagatgcgtccaccagtgaacaacatgccagcttttttacgcagtgtaacgaattgcataaatatctacaccatgtagtataatttgtatcaatatatatcataaactagatctaatgtgtttagctgcatgactgttggagggatcctatatttatgaaggaaataaaacattaaatacgattttttgtttctatgcgtgcaattcatatcctttcattgcacattatttttatcataaattcgtgtgcatgcagctggtaacagatttttacgcagtatactgaattgcataattatctacacagggtagcatatttagtagcagtatatatcataaaatggtccttacgagtttagttgcatggctattgaagcgatcctaaatttatggaggaaataaaacatttaaaaatagaaaccgacacacatatctttcctaaatttatgcgcatgcaaggGGACGTGTTTGACttatgcatgcattccttttttgcgcGCACAGACGTGGGTGCGGGTGGTGCAACCGACAACCTGGTGCAGTCGgtgcgctgggttgaaccaggttGCAGGGACGATCGACccgggcttcctttaactattggaagcccagggctcccgttatacctgccctatatatatatatatagttatagtTATAGTATTAGGAGCCCTAGGCTTCCAATAAGTAAAAGAAGCCCTAGTCAAAAAAAATGTGGCCAATCCAACTTGGTTGGTCTGCAACTCAACTCAGTCGATTCACCCGAACCCTAGCGCGTATCGTAGCGCCCGTGCTCCCCCACACCTCCACTGCCGCCCCCAACCACCTGACGTAAGATGCGGATCAACTctcccaacccccccccccaccaccaccactccatcCGCCGCCAACCCCACCTCCACCACTCTAGTCGCCACTACATCCGCTCCACGATGCTCGCCCCTACACCTCGCCATTCTTCCCCTCCCACACCTTGAGAAGCGCTACAGGCCTCACCTGCCCATTCTCCTGCCCCAGGAACCGCTGGATCTAGGGGTACGACAACGGTTTGGCGGTGGTGGAGCAGGAGGGCGACGACCACGGTCCGGGAGCAGGTCGGCAACGAGATCTGCAAGTAGATGTAGAGGAGCGAGGAAAGGTCAAGCCCGAGAAATCGTTGAGGTTAGAGCCGGCTCACTGGGGTCTCCTTGGTTGGCGGCAGTACCTTCTACTTCCACGGCAGCAGGGACTGGGACTTCTGCGTCTTCACCGACGCTGGCCTCCACATCAACGCACACTTCATCGGCAACCACAACCCCGCCACGAGCCGCGACTTCACCTGGATCCAGGCGCTGGGCATCCGCTTCCTTGCCGACCACCGCCTCTACGTCGGCGCCTAGAAGACGACCACCAGGTGGGACAGCGACGTCGACCGCCTCGAGCTGGCCTTCGATGATGAGGCAGTGAGGTTGTTGAATGCtctgttttcttttctcctttttaATTAGAAAAATTGGAAAGAGGGAGTCTATAGAATCAAGTCAGCTTGTCACTCATCCAATTGATGAGATTCTGTATTGGCACAATGTTGTTCTGAGAGAACTGGGTGATATAGCAGAGGAGACTAAAAGGATACATCAGTCTGGAGATTTTTCTGACATAGCAGGATTTAATATGAGGCTGCAATTTATTGCAGATGTGTGCAGTTTCCACAGGTACGAACCTTCAAATCTCAAATCATGTGA of Zea mays cultivar B73 chromosome 8, Zm-B73-REFERENCE-NAM-5.0, whole genome shotgun sequence contains these proteins:
- the LOC103637481 gene encoding nudix hydrolase 16, mitochondrial, with product MCDLVARTGRHLQRYENGRRLVAGCIPFRYMDINDGASDDEQKKLVEVLMISSQSGPGLLFPKGGWENDEAVEETAVREAIEEAGVRGDLVQLLGFYDFKSKQPEATCRAAIFALHVKEERASWPEQSTRQRSWLTVPEAAERSCYLWIRDGNGSRIGLGTEPLKFRQYEFE
- the LOC100275964 gene encoding uncharacterized protein LOC100275964 precursor, with amino-acid sequence MASKSVELRMTLLGVALLGLLLLSQHAAPVDAAESDGPRKEKTSFSMNVVGGRTLSSFSMNSAYSEKKPSSKGASATDPAHG